The DNA segment GCCGCTGCTCGACCACACCGAGCACCCCCGCCCCGTCCCCGCCGCCGAAGCGCTGCGCAGCCTGATCGCGCGCCTCCAGCCCGCGCTGGACGAGCTCGGCGACCTGGAGCAGGTGCGCGCCCTCGCTGAGGCGCTGATCGCGCGCGGCAACTCGGCCGACCGCCAGCGCGCCGTCCTCGCCGAGCGCGGGACGCTCGACGCCGTGGTCGACGCCGTCGTCGCCGAGACGCACGGCCCGGCGAGCGGCCCGATCCTGCCCGCCCCGAGCCTGCGCACCTACCGCGTCCGCGCCGGCGACGAGGCCGTCGCGACCGGCGGCCGCGCGAAGAGCGCCTACCAGCCGATCCTCGAGCACTTCCGCGGGCTCGGCCCCGAGCGGCTCGAGACCCTGCACGAGTCGCGCGACCGGCTCGTCGAGCAGGCCGGGCTCACCTTCCGCGTCGGCGAGGAGGACCGTCCGTTCCCGGTCGACCTCGTCCCGCGCGTGCTCCAGGCCCACGAGTGGAGCGAGCTCGCCGCCGGGCTCGAGCAGCGCGCCCGCGCCCTCGAGTGCTTCCTGCAGGACGTCTACGGCGAGGGCCGGGCGGTGCGGGCCGGCGTGGTCCGCGATCTGCGCGGCGCGCCGGGCTGGAGCGAGGACGCCGCGCGGCTGCCCGCCGGCACCGTCCGCGGCGCCGTGATGGGCTTCGACCTGGTCCGCAACGAGTTCGGCGGCTGGCGGGTGCTGGAGGACAACCTCCGGAACCCCAGCGGCCTCGCCTACGCCCTGGGCATCCGCGCGCTGCTCGACGACGTGCTGCCCGATCTGCCGCGACCCGCGGGCCTCCTCGACGCGTCGACGGCGCTCGCCGGACTGCGCGCGACGCTGGCCCACGGGACGAAGCGCGCCGACCCGGTGCTCGGGCTGCTCTCCAGCGGAGCGTCGAGCTCGGCCTGGTTCGAGCACCGCCGCCTCGCCGAGGGCGCCGGGCTCCTGCTGCTCGAGGCCGGCGACCTCACGGTCGAGGGCGGCCGCGTCCTGGCCGGCGGCACGGTCGTCGACGCGCTCTACCTGCGGCTCGACGTCGAGCTGGCCGACCTCGTCGCCGGCGACCGGACGATCGGCCGGGAGATCCTCGAGGTCGCGGCGGCCGGCGACGTGTACCTGGCGAACGCGCCCGGCAACGGCGTCGCGGACGACAAGGCCCTCTACTGCGCGGTCCCCGAGCTGATCGGCTACTACCTCGACGAGCGCCCGCTGCTCGAGTCCGTGCCGACCTACCGCCCCGAGGACGAGGCCGAGCGCCGGATCGTGCTCGAGCGGGTCGGCGAGCTGGTCACCAAGCCGGTCGACGGCTACGGCGGCCGCGGCGTGATGATCGGCCCGTCGGCTCCGGCGGCGCGGGTCGCCGAGCGGCGCGCCGAGATCGCGGCGGATCCGGGCGCCTGGGTCGCTCAGGAGGTGGTCCGGCTCTCCTCGCTGCCCGCCTTCTCCGGCACCGACCTGCAGCCGCGGCACATCGACCTCCGCGCCTTCGTCTTCGTCACCGGCACCGGGCCCGGCGACGTCCGCCTCGCCGACCTCGCGCTCACCCGCGTGGCGGCCGAGGGCAGCATGATCGTCAACTCCTCGCGCGGCGGCGGCGCGAAGGACACCTGGATCGTCGGAGGCTGAGATGTGCGGCATCGCGGGCGAGATCCGGTTCGACGGCGCGCGCGCCGACATCGGCGCCGTCGACCGGATGACCGGCTGCCTCGTGCACCGCGGCCCGGACGGCGACGGCCTCTGGGCGGCGGGCCGCGTGGCGCTCGGGCACCGGCGGCTGGCGATCATCGACCTCTCCGCGGCCGGCGCCCAGCCGATG comes from the Rathayibacter festucae DSM 15932 genome and includes:
- a CDS encoding glutamate--cysteine ligase, whose amino-acid sequence is MRAELTLGAEEELHLIDLESRQLSPHAPQVLARLPKESFSAELQRTTVETNTAVVDSLDGLREQLISLRRAVIDAAAPDGIGIAAVGTAPRSEHGDFELTSTGRYGRMQEQYRMLVDEQLICGTQIHVGVSDRELAVQIAQRIARDLPVLLSASASSPYWNGQDTGYASIRTIIWQRWPSAGATGPLESAAEYDRLLDDLIATGVIADSKMAYFDVRPSSHAPTLELRVCDAMPIVDDAVLIAGLFRGLVRTAELDIEAGRPFRHTPPPIQRAATWQAARGGLSGPLLDHTEHPRPVPAAEALRSLIARLQPALDELGDLEQVRALAEALIARGNSADRQRAVLAERGTLDAVVDAVVAETHGPASGPILPAPSLRTYRVRAGDEAVATGGRAKSAYQPILEHFRGLGPERLETLHESRDRLVEQAGLTFRVGEEDRPFPVDLVPRVLQAHEWSELAAGLEQRARALECFLQDVYGEGRAVRAGVVRDLRGAPGWSEDAARLPAGTVRGAVMGFDLVRNEFGGWRVLEDNLRNPSGLAYALGIRALLDDVLPDLPRPAGLLDASTALAGLRATLAHGTKRADPVLGLLSSGASSSAWFEHRRLAEGAGLLLLEAGDLTVEGGRVLAGGTVVDALYLRLDVELADLVAGDRTIGREILEVAAAGDVYLANAPGNGVADDKALYCAVPELIGYYLDERPLLESVPTYRPEDEAERRIVLERVGELVTKPVDGYGGRGVMIGPSAPAARVAERRAEIAADPGAWVAQEVVRLSSLPAFSGTDLQPRHIDLRAFVFVTGTGPGDVRLADLALTRVAAEGSMIVNSSRGGGAKDTWIVGG